The Setaria italica strain Yugu1 chromosome VIII, Setaria_italica_v2.0, whole genome shotgun sequence genome includes the window GAAAATCACAAACCCTCTGATGCTGTGTTATGTGTTAACAATCAATCAATGGCATGCCTGGCAGCATATTGTTCCATCGCATGCGCACAGGCACAGATAGACTTCTGCATGTTGGTAATGATTGACTAGTGTTCCTTCTTTTAAGCTAAGACTACGTACTACTGGCTTTGCTTGCTATGAAGATAAGAAAAAGATAGAGGAACCACACCCATCCAAATGTCCCCATCACTTCTTTTAAGCATAATGTGTGTTGATGCTAAAGAACTACATTGCAAAAGTTGATAATGTGCGTGAACTACTCATCATGTGCGCGTGAATATGTTGGTATATGAAAACCGACAGATTACAACCCCGCAATCGTTTAAATGCGGTTTTCAAcctgcaaagtttttttttatccgTTTTTCCTTTGTTTCCTCGAAAGCTATTTTTAGAAGCAAAACAAGCATTGGTCTCGAAAGCTATTATTTTTAGAAGCAAAACAAGCCACTAGTCTTCTTAGTTTTGAAAATAGTGAGTGTCATCGGGACgaaactctttctctctctctttataATTATCATGATATGTCATCAAAATTGCTGTAAACCACCACTAAGAATAATTTTATATATGTGTTACCTCTGATGGATGCATGATAAAAAAGGATGGAAAAGACGAGGCATCCCGGGGTCACTTAGCTCCTCTTAACTAATGATGGGGATCACATTCTTGAAGACCCGCCGGGTTCCATGTCTTTTTTTTATAGAGGAAGTCTCTTTCCATGGGCCACTTTTCCTAGCGTATTTGGAAGCCTGCTATGTTGGGGTTGCCGGCCCGACCCATGTTGTCCCCGCCCAAATACGCCAAGAGCGAGgaatcaaaaaagaaaaaaaagaaacacaccCCCAAATCGTGTGGAGGTGGTGCACGGCTGGCGGGCTCCCATGCCAGAGCTCGTACGATGTTTTGCCGCCATGCCCTTGGAGGACGATCGATTGAGCAGGTATAGACAACGGTATTGACCGCCTCCCCCAAAAACATACTTGGCAGCCCCTTAGCTTTCATCATGCTTCATGCTCTGCTCtgcaccgtgcccaccaccgACTGGTTTCGGTGCTCGACGACACCTTTTTGCCGCGGCATGTATGGTATTGTGAGCTCATGTCGCATGCCGAGCTCCATGCAGGAAACGTTGAAGTCGTTGGCGGTGAAGTCTCCCCCTCGATCCGTGCGGAGCGCACGGAGCTTGGCGCCGCTCTTCCGTTCGGCGGCGGCTTGGATGCGCTTGATGGCGGTCAAGGCAGCGTTGTTGGCGGGGAGAAGGGCGATGCACATGAGGcggtggttgtagttgtcgtcGAAGAGGAGGAAGTAATTGTTCCCGGCCGCTCGGCGTCGGTGGTGTGACGGACCTGAAGAGATCACGGTGTACAAGCTCCGGCAGCCTGGTCGCAAAGATGCAGTGCTCGCTGGGGAAAAGGTGCGCGCCGATGTTTCCTATCTAGACACGCCTCACACGCTTGCTCTATTGGAGGACGGAAGAGGCGTGACTTGGAAGGCATATCTAATATCTTGCATATGATGAAGACGTAAGGGGGGGAATTTGTTTCTTTAGCGCCTCCTAAAATTactgctaattagaagtattaaatataggctaattataaaaccaattgcacaaatggagactaatttgtgagacgaatctgttaagcctaattaattcatgatatgataatatgatgctacagtaaacatgtgctaatgatggattaattagacttaatagatttgtatcgtgaattagccttcatctgtgtaattagttttataattagctcatgtttagtcctcctaattaacctctgaatattcgacgtgacatgaattttagtcagCACtaaatatccaaacaccccttaaggtTCGGCTAAACTAACATTGTTATGTGCCTCTACATTGTTCGCCTAAATATCCGTTTAGCCTGTTTACATGCAGTATACATGCTGCATAATGCCGCCTAGCCATGTCGAAAACCCTTGTTCCGCTCTCGCTCGCCCAGCCATTTATCTCATTTGTTGGCCATTTAATCCATTTAAACGATCGTTTAGCCTGAATAAATAGATAATAAATATGTCCTGATATCATTGTTGTTGTGGATCTATTAGCTATGTGCCTATTCCACTATTAGACGTCTTGCATGGTGTTAGGGAGATTGAATTATGGACCTGCATGAGGATAATAATCCCGGTTAAAATCTAACAAGGATGAGAACTAGGTGAGGCCTGGCTAGCTTGTGCTGGAAGAAGGATATGATGATGCATATGGAGAGAGCAATACACCGTGGACGACGCTTGTCTAGATATTGGAATGTTGTGTGTGCATTACTCCCGTTGCATATGCGCACAAAAAGATTAAAGGAGACCAAAAAGGCATCTCAAAAAGATTAAAGGAGACCAAGAAGGCATCTCAATGGGCGGGCGGGCCATCCATGGGagagagaggttgcaaaggctagGGTCATCatgccgtgcatgcgtcattagctagccgccgcgccgcgcggttGCTTTCACGGAAAATCGGCCTGCCGTTTCCACCTCACTGCTGGCTCCATCCCTTGCAGCCCACACTACACGTCCCTCCTCACACCATCCGCCcgtccctctcctctctctcactcCCTATATATCTCTCAGGCATCATTTCGCACtctccctccttcctctcccAGCGACGAGAGGGATTGGATCGGAGGCTGCGACCGGTCCTTCCTCCATCCTTAACTCCTTGCTGGTAAGGTGTTCCACTGCAGGTTTGCTTTGCTTTGATCGACTGGTCATCTTGGATTAATTTATTTGGTGGGCTCATCGGTCCTTTATATACTTGCCAAATACAGCGGGCTTGGCGGAAGGAGAAGGAACCCATGGACAAGATCTTCAACACTACTAGCAACACTATTATGCCATCCACTATCCAGAACAAGCAGGTAACTACTCCATTCATCACCTAGCTCCTTTTCTACTCCCTGCATATACCTTCCTTGCATATACAAATCGATTGATCGATCCGTGTTTATTTACATATGATGCTTGTTTTGGGTGTTATGGTGAAGTAGCTCTCGGTCAATGATAAGGTTTGAAGTGCATGAGTTTGGTTAGTTTGTGTATACCCTCCAACCAGTGGCGGAGCTTGACCAAACATCCAGGGGTGGCTAGCCTATGTTAGTTGAGCTAAAAAATCAACAAATAATGTCAAATTAATGTTTAAACAATGTAAACTTTGCTGGTCACAGGGGGGCCCATGGCCCACTCTAGCCTTGCCTAAGCTCCACCGCTGCTCCCGACTTAGAGTTGTGCCCTAGCTAGCTACTGTGAATTGAGGTGTATCTAGGTACGTTGGCATATGCACAAATGCAAATAAATACTCGATCATTAATGCATTCATGCGCTCTATGGATAGGATCACAATTCAAAGATGGATGGATGTGTATCctccagatttttttttcattccagCTTTTAGGTCGATTAATTAGTCTACTTGCATACACCATTAACAAGTACTACTATATGTGTATGCCTCAGAGGCCGGCATCAGTTATATGATACACGGGAAAAGCTAAGTACTACTATATGTGTATGCCTCAGAGGCCAGCATCAGTTATACGATACACGGGAAAAGCTAAGCTAAATTTACTTGGAATCTATTTGAAGGAGATGCCACTCCATTTATGTGGTGATAGACCTTCTCCAATTCCGATGACATGCCAACGAGGTGAAGATTCAGGACAAGGGCATCAAGTCATCATCCTAGCGAAGCTAATTGAGCATGTGTGGTAGCAAATCTGGTCATAGGGATCCACCGGAGAGGAGTCGTCAGTGGAGCGGGGGTGAGGGCATAGTGGAGAAGGTCGTCGTAGTCAAGAAATTAGGTAGTGTTGATGGGGGATGGAGGCTTTGGGGATTGCTTGTTGGTGTCAAACGCCGATGAGACATGggtagtggcggcggcggaatagGAGGCTAGGGTCATTGGGAAAAAAGGTTAGGTTAAAGAGGTGGGAGTATGGGCTGTTTGGTCCGGGTCATATGAATTGACGGCCCAAAATTGAGGACATGCCAAAATAGTCTATATAAGTAAAAAAAGTTGGGCCGGAGAAATGGGCGTTGGATCACATGAATCGACTGTCCAGAATTTAGGGCATGCCTAGTTGCATCCTAAGGAGGGGTTGATCGAGAGAAAAGTAAAGTGGGGTAGGGAAATGGGCTATTGGACCACATGAACTGGCGGTCCAAAATTTTGGTCATGCCCAAGTAGGCCATAGTTGGATCATAAGAGAGGGTTGTGATCGGTCGCGAGAAGGGTGAGGGGAGAAATGGGCCGTTGGATCACATGAATCAACGGTTCAAAATTTAGGACCAAGTAGGCAATGGTTGGATCCTAAGGGAGGGTAGATTGAGTGACAAGTTTGTAATAAAGTGGGGCACATGGAAATGGAATGTTGGAACATATGAATTAATGGTCCAAAATTCAGGTCATGGCCAAGTATGCTATAGCTGGATCAAATTCAGGCCATGCCCAAGTATGCAATAGCTGGACCAAATTTAGGTCAAATGTCCAAGTATGACTATGGGAGGGTCATGGTTGATTGAAAAAAGAAGTGAGGGTGGAGAAATAGGCCATTAGATTACATGAATCAACGGCCCAATATTTAGGATATTCCTAAATAGGGAATGGTTGGATCCTAAGGGAGGTTCCTAATAGATGGAGAGAAAAGTTTGGATTAAAGTGCAACAAGAAATGGGCCATTTGAATCACATGAATCAATGACCCAAAATTCTGGAGATATGCCCAAATAAGCTACGGCTAGAAGCTACAGGATAATCATCATCAATTGAGAGAAAGTTTGGAACAAAATATATAGGGTGAGAAATGGGCCGTTGGAGCACATGAATTCACATCCCAAAATTTAGGACATGCCAAAATAGGCTACAGCTGGATCATACGGGAAGGTCATTAACAATCGAGAAAATAAGTGGGGGTGGACAAATGGACCGTTGGGTCACATAAATCgatattagatggctcaaaatTCAGGACATGTCCAAATTGGCTATGGTTGGACCCTGCGGGCGGGAGAGGAACATGCAGTGATCGATTGAAAGAAAAGTTTGCAATAAAGTGAGGCAGGAAAATGGGCCATTGGATCACAAACGGTCCAAAATTCAGTATGATGCACAAACAGGCCATAGCTTGAGAGAAAAGTTTGGAATAAAGATGGAGCAGAGAAACGAGCCATTGGATTACATGACGGCCCAAATTAAAGTTCAGGACAATCTCAAATGGGCTAGAGACGAATCCTACAAGGGGATTATGATCAATTAGGAAAATATGTGAGGTCGAGAAATGGTCGTTTGTTAGATCACATGAATCGACAGCTCAAAATTTAGGACACACCAAATAAATTATGGTCAGATCCTCCTAGAGGGTCGTGATCGATCAAGAAAAAGTTTCGAACGAAGTGAGGTGGGGAAGTGGGCCATTGGATCACGTGGATTGACGGTCAAAAATTGACGTATGTTGGTAGGCAGAAAAGGCTTGAGTTGTATGCATGCTAAAATCTAAATTAAGTTTGTACTACATGGTAGGTATTGGTTGAGGCCAGCCCAGGATGATATAAGTTTGGAGATACTTGCTTCTAATTTGGGGATCACACATGACGTGTTGTTGAGCTTGGACAGCCAAAAGTTCCATTTTGCTGGACAGCTATATATTATAGCTAGGCACTAGCTAATTTGAGATAGATGTCAACATTCTTTGAATGTCAGGAGTATGTGCTTCTTTGACTCCGAGTGGTTGTGCTTTACTTCAGCTAAAAGATGTAATCCTTGAGCTTTATTTTAGTCATTTGTTTCTAATTAATTAACCTCATATTCGTGGGTCCATTATTTGTCCTCTCTTTTTATTTGCATTGCTCATATATATGTCACGTGATTTTATATAAGATCTAATAATTTGTGCATGGTATAATTTGGTGCAGGAGGAGGCAGCGAtaccacctgctgctgctgggaacGTCAAGAaggccaagcagcagcaggcgggcGGGGAGCGTATGCCACGGCCACAGCAGGAGCAGGCGCTCAACTGCCCGCGTTGCCAGTCCACCAACACCAAGTTCTGCTACTACAACAACTACAGCGTGACGCAGCCACGCTACTTGTGCAAGGCCTGCCGCCGCTACTGGACCAAGGGCGGCACCCTCCGCAACGTCCCCGtcggcggccgctgccggaagaagaagcagaaccCGTCGGCATCGTCCTCCAGCTCCAGCGACTCCAAGAAGATGAACAGCAGCACGCAACAACTGCTGATGATGATGCCGCCGCCTACTGCTGCCAACTTGTCCAACGTGCTCCCGACGTTCATGTCGGCCACTGGCGTCGGCGGCTTCGAGCTCCCCAGCAGTGACCACCACTCCCTGCCCTTCGCGCCCTTGTCGCTGCCGTCCAATCCCGGCACGACGCCGTCATCGTTCCTGGACCTCCTGCCATTTCTGCCGACGCCGTCGTCGTTTGGTGCGATGATGCTGCAGCATGGGCCTGGGATgactggtgctggtggtgggctCCAGCAGCAGTGGCTGCCGTCGTCACAGCATGGGAACGACGGTAGTTTATTTGCTGCTGGTGGATCGTCGGCAGCAGCTTCAGTGCAggagccgcagcagcagcaggaggaggttggtggtggtggtggtgatggtggcagtgctgctgatgctgcgggtaacgacgacgacgacatgggcggcggcggcggcgcatctgCAAGCATCATCAGCACCTACTGGAGCAGCTCTCACATTTGATCATGCATATGTTCCTTAAAATAATTAGTTTTTCATCATCAACTGCATGCGTTAATTAGTTTAGTTTGCATAATCAATCCATCTACCATGCACTATTTCCAGTGGATATTTGAATGGCAAATCAATTTGAATGTTTGACTCATTTCATGAAAAATACAAGGACGACACCATCCGTTTTGCATGCCCTCGATCAGAaattgttcgcttcagcttataagccggctgaaaagctgaaacggctgatttgttgtgagaggaaaatactgtttggtggctgataagccaactgaataagctaaagcgaacGTATGGAAGGTACTAACCCAACGCCAAGAGCGGCTACTTAATTCGAGGATGCATGGGACGAACCCTAGTCACCAATGCAACAAGAAACTTCAGCTACTTAATTATTCCTGGTGGTGACCCCACCCAATGCAAATGCAACTACTGATGTATACATACATGCATGGCGTGGCGTGCAGTGGTCATCTATCTATTTTATACAATCATCAAAAGGGGAGGATCCATCAGAGACAGGAAAGCAAAAATGAGAATCAGTCACTGTGAGCCTCTTCCTGTACCACGTCATGGCCATGAGCCCATAATTCATGGTTCAAAGCTAAGGAGTACCAGATGTTCGGACGCTTTTCGAGTACTTTGTACAGTCAAACGGTCCAACATCCTGCGCTTTCCGTTTAACCTGCAGTGGCAGATGACATGCATTTCCATCAGTTGAGCACTACATTCAGCCTCAACCATGCCTTTTTGGCAAACCAAGTTATTATCTTGGGAATTCATCAAATTGTATGTATACTTAAAGATGCAATATTTAGGGGTAAGTTTCTCACATGTGCAACATCTTGGCTTACTGAACAATAAAGTACCACTAAATGCATCTTGAGAAACCATGTCTCAGAATTTCTAATTACAGAGGAGCATACCGGTGACCACGGACTGGGTTCTGGAGCAGTCTTGTCGGGAGGAGAATTTTGCACAGCACCAGTCTTTTGTTCCAAAACTTCCTGAAAAGAATATATTCACCATTTCACAGTCAGATGCCAAATTTTGTCAAAATTTTCGAAATACAAGTTGCAGATTGCACCAGGTTCCTAGTTATATTCCGTTCTCAGCTGTTTTGCGCAAAATACAAGCAAAAAATCATTGGTGCACTAGATTTCTCTTGTTCCAGCAGATTACCCATCCACTTGTTTGTAAATTGTAACAGGTTCCACTATATTATATGAGCAACATACCACAGGAGGTATGGATTAGTGTCTGAGCATAAAAAGCATGCAGCAATAACATGCACCAAAATATCAAGACAACAAAATGGAAGCTGGCATTTGCTCTGTACTAAAGAATTATATGGACATGAGCATGGTAGCAACTTATGAAAATAAAGGTGAAAAGCTTACCTGCCCACGAGCCTCCATGACAGCAAGCCATTCTTCTGTAAACGGTACCAAGTTCTTCAGATGATCTTTAAGGATTGTATTTGTCCGTGATCTGTCCAGTGCCTTAACGTTTCTGTAAAAGATTATAAATAAACATCTTCAATGCACTGTTAAGTCAATTGACTGTATGCAGTCAAATATTCAACAGACATACTCTATTTGTGATGCACCCTCTAGAGCTGACAACTTGTCTGCGTTAAGCACCATTTTGTCTTCCATGTTTGGTTCTACTGATAAAGCATGTTGCCTTTCCACACAAGGTGTAGGTGCTTCCAGTTTCATAGGAGAAGGCTCTGTGCTCATGTAATTGTGGTTATGCTCACGCTCCACATGTAACGACAGAGTTTCCTCAACAGTTGGTGCATTATTTGTTTCAAGCTCTATTTCACCTTCAGCATTTGGTTCTTCTGATGAAGCAGGTTTAGATTCATTACACAAAGAATCACCAAAATCTGAATTACAGTCAGCTAGAGCTGGTGTTTTGCCTTTTGAACTACCACAACATGGCGCCTGATCCGCACATACTGTAGATTCCACTGATTCCATTAAAACAGCACATTCAGTATTCTGGTGATTGTGGGAATCAAATCCTCGCGATAAATCAAGACCTGGAGTGCAACTTTCACCTTTGGACAAAGAAATTGCAGTTGTGGTCTCTTCAACACAAGAGTTTCCCAAGTAAATTGATTCACCAGAACCACTCTCTGACTTGCTTTGACAGGTGAGATCACTGGAGGAGCATACTCGAGAAGAAATGGAAGAGGACGATGATGTACTCCCCACAATAGGTTTGGTTAAGGGACAAGTGGATTTAAAAGAGGAGTCCTCAACAGGTTCAATGGTTGAGGGACAAACACCTTTAAGAGGGTAGGAATTCTCAAATGATTCAACTTCTTTTGAAATGTCCCTTCTTTCTACATGTGATGTGTCACTGTACACAACGGGTGTGCTATATCTGGCAGCATCATTCTTTGCTGGATTTGGTGGCTGTATAGTAGCTCCAATTCCAGCCAATAAGCAATTAACATCTGACCTTTCTTGGTTATTTGCATACCCAGATTTTGCTGAGTATTTACTAGTAATAAATTTTGATGAGAATTCCTTTTCTGGAGCCACCAAGGTGTTGGGATTGCTCTCTCTAATTACAGGTGGCACATTGGAAGCAGCTGTGCAATTGGTTGACAGAGGCTTTGTTATATGTACTCTGCCATTTAGATCCTCAGGCTGCTTATATCTGGGAGGTTTTACTACTGATGAAGTATTTCCCACATTTCTTTTAGCAGCATTGCCATATGACACATGAGCATTTTCCTGAAATGATCAGTCAATAAGGTTCCGACGAGCCtctcaagaaaataaaaatctaaTGGTGTGTACAAAACACAAGAAGTTGAAAAATTAGTCATTTAGAAGCTAAATTTACTCGATGAAGAAGAAACAGATTTTCAAATAACTTCCATACCATATTCTACACTACACGTGCAGTTATACATTACTATGTAGCATCCGATGATGATGACCAAACTTTCCACGTGTATCAGACAACATATTTTTCCCTTCGATTTGCAGGGAACTAGTTTTGAAATGTTTGGTTAAACACAAGTAAGAACTCAGTCCAGAATTATACATCTATTTATGACACAAAAAATAGCTGTCAAAATCACCTTAGTTTCACACCATAGAGAAAATAGGAAACAACACCAGTGCACTAAACCATAATAGATATGATGTTTATATTCTTAAAATGGAAGAATGTAACAGATTACCTGAGTGAAAAAACCAACCGAAGGTGAGGGCATTCGAAGTGCTGATGGCTTAGTAAAGTTAGATGCAGGGCCACCAAAGGAACTGGAGGGGATAATTTGTGGatttggtagaaaatttttgcgTTCCACAGAACCGCTGGCATCTTCACGAAAGGCAGTAACAGCAGGCACCTGCAAAAGTTAACGAGTTTGTTTAGGAACATTGTCAATGACTAACAATGGCTACAGGCAGATTTTCCAAATGGGAATGCAAAAAATATTATGTAACAAATTGAATATATACTGTAATTGATAATAACTACtaccttcgtcccaaattactattcgttttggcttttctagatacatcacttttgctatgtatctagacataagtattatctaggtgcatatcaaaatgtgtgtatctagaaaagtcaaaacgaatagtaatttaggacgaagGGAGTAATGCTTAGCACTCACCACATCCTTCACCGTGTCAGATCCAGAAGATACAGAATTGATCTTTGATTTAGGTGGCAACCCAGGTACTCTGTGAATTTGCTCGGCGTTAACTGAAAAAGAATATTTAGTCAGACAGCTAGTAATGACATACGAAGGGCCAAAACTAAGACAAATAAACAAATTCTATCACTGGGAGCCTGCAAGGTCAAgtaaaataattaaataaaatgcCTGCATTCAAAGGAAACTCGGTTTCTTTAGGAAGACAGAAAGGCCATATACACAAAGATTACCTGGACCTAATTTTACGTTTGATTTCAGAATAGTTGTCGAGGATGAGGTACTTCGTGGGACTGTAGGAAGAGAATGTTGGGACTTCTTGGGTATTCCTGACATCTGAGCTGCAGAAGATGAGTTTGGTACTTTCTTCTGTGTATAACTAAGTTAAGCCAAACAGCAGTTGTAGCATTGAAGAGTTAAAGTTGCAATAACAGCATGGACAGAGAAGTCAGCACTACTGTTatcaaggaaagaaaaaacaaaggcCTGCGGCCTGCCCATATAATTTCGTATGGATATATAGATCCTGATGGTAGTCTTGGTATGCATTTTTGGATGCTCCTTGAAGAGGCTTTGTTTTGGGTTTCCTGCAATTGGTTGGGTAGAAAATAGCAATGTTGGTGGATGATCCTTGGTGGTGCAAGCATAATAACAAGAAAAGAATGTGGTTAGTGATGAACTGACCGTGCATTCTCTCCGTTGGTCCCTCTGAGGAGTTTTCACTGAAGAAAACAATTTCCTTCCCTGTTTTTCCGTGGTGCGATATTTTGCAGGCAATTTTCCGTGCGAATTCTCTGCAACTTCCTTGAGTACACATGCAGTACCAGATCTCCCAGAGCGGCAGAATGGGGACACTGTACCACCAGCAACCCCAGACCTAGGACTCCCATTTGCCTTCAGTTGGGAGCCAGTAAGCAGCGAAAGCTCCAAATTATCCAAAACACCTACAAAGTTGAGGAATTGTGGCTGAGACAGGCCCAGTTTAGTACAAGCCGGTGTCAAAGGATCAGTGTACCTTGGTCGGTGAAGAAAGCAGGGTTCCATGCGATACTTTTCCTCAAGTTGACAGGTGCaggcttgttgtttatgtttgGTGAGAATGCAGCACCCTCTTGGCACGGCGCTGGGCGGCAGTAATCCGGGACGGTGGCTCCTCCGGCATCAGAGATGTTCTCCTTGTTACCAGTGCTGACGAGTGGCGGAGAATCTGTTGAAGATTAGAGAAGGCAGACTATTAGAGCAAACTTGTTAGTATTTGCACCGCAGGGGCCACTCCCATCCCAGCGAGTATTGGGACAGGGTAGGGAAAGGTGGTCTCACCGGATCtggcgggggtggcggcggggaggcggcgcggcggcgccatcgcctTGCGCGGGCGGATCTCCGGGATGGGGATGGGGGAACGGAACTGTTTGAAACACACGCactccctcttctctctctctctctcacgaCGGGGAAGGAAACAAGAGAGAAATAAGCCCACGGGGGCCTATCTTTGGGCCCAGGCAGCCCAACTGATCTGACGACGACACTTTCTTTGTGCTGGAGATAACTTTCGGCCCAGCCCAGCAGCCCACAACCAAAGAGCAGCAAAACCCTCGCCTTTGATCTGATCCCGGCCGGCCGGATTCCGTTCCGATCACGACGAATTCGCGATGATGCCCGCCGGCGATGACGATCTCGCCTCCTTCCAGCCGCCGCTCGCCAAGGCCAGTTCCAATGCCGCCGCTTCATCCTCTTCTTCGGTCCTCCGCGTCTTGTGCAAGGGCATGCTGGCAAGCaaccaggcggcggcggtgctgcagCGGCCGTGCGCGGGCCCGCAGGGGGACGTTGTGCTCACGCTGCAAAAGCCCGTCGTGGGATTTGTGCCCGGCCGTGACGGCGACGCCGAGCTGCTGCTGGAGGCCATGGCGCTGGTGGAGGGCCTCCACGCCGCGCTCGGGCTGGGCATCaccaccgtcaacgtcatcacCCATCACGGATGCTGCACAACCTCGTATGCCATTGCTGTAGTACTTCCTTATTATTCAAGAGTAGTACTGCCTTGCCAAACCAATCTAATTGTAACATGCATGATTGTGATTGCAGATGATGCTTGGAATTTGCCATCCGACTGGGGAGGAGCTTGCAGATGTGATTGATCAGGCTCTGTTAGCGCAAAAGAAATTCGAGCAGTTTGAAATCTCACTTGTCCGGCAAAAGCAAGTGAGGTATGTGGAGGGTTCAAAGGTATTCCTGCCACCACCGGTGTTGGAGATGATGGCGCAACGCATCAGGGAAGCACGGATCCCTGCAGGTGAGAAGCTCTACTGTCCATACCCCAAGTGTTCAGCCTTGTTGTCGTTGAGCGAAGTGCAAGGATCATCAGATGAGTACAGTAAGAAGGGGATGATGAGATCGAAGTGTGTGCGATGCGGAGGGTGGCTGTGCGTGGGTTGTAAGGTGGCATGGCATGAGGGGATGAGCTGCCGTGAGTACGAGAAGCGCGGTGCTAGTCGTCGAGAGGATGCCATGTTGGAGAAGCTTGCGAAGCAGCGGCTGTGGCAGCAATGTGGGAGATGCAATGCAAGCACATGATTTGAACTCGCCGGGGGCTGCCACTACATCATGAGATGCAGGTGCGGCTATGCATTCTGCTACGGTTGCGGGCTGCCGAATGCAAGCTGCTCCTGCGCACGGCGCcaacaaggaagaggaggctgGAGACGACGATTATTCTGTTGTTTATCATGGTGGTGGTGATTGGTGAAGGATGATCTACTTTTACTCTATTGGGGTCTACAATTCAAGTCTCCCAGTGTACACAGCTTCTTCTCTGATCGAGACATCCAAAAGTGCAATGACTGTCCTCAACATCTATCACATCACCCTTTGTTATTTAATCTTCGTGTCACTTTATCAGTCTATTTCAAACACCAAAACAGTCAGGTCCAAGCCAAATGATCATCAGGGTAAGTACAACAGCGAATTTACAGTAGGACGGCTGTGGATCATCGTaagcaaacaacacaacaaacaAGAAGCGACAGCAAAAGAACAGCTCCAGCATGTGCCACTAGCCTCTCTAGCCCTTTTCTCATCTACTGTACTATACAGCCATCTCAAAAGCCTATTGAAATGGAAATTCAGCAAAATTTCTTCAGAGGGGTGAAAAATATGACAACCTAAGTATCAACAAGGAAAGCAGATTTTCTACTGCTTCAATGCAACATGGGCAGAAAAACTTCTGTTGCATGGTTTCAGTTTCTTCACACCTCAT containing:
- the LOC101783473 gene encoding dof zinc finger protein PBF, whose translation is MPRPQQEQALNCPRCQSTNTKFCYYNNYSVTQPRYLCKACRRYWTKGGTLRNVPVGGRCRKKKQNPSASSSSSSDSKKMNSSTQQLLMMMPPPTAANLSNVLPTFMSATGVGGFELPSSDHHSLPFAPLSLPSNPGTTPSSFLDLLPFLPTPSSFGAMMLQHGPGMTGAGGGLQQQWLPSSQHGNDGSLFAAGGSSAAASVQEPQQQQEEVGGGGGDGGSAADAAGNDDDDMGGGGGASASIISTYWSSSHI
- the LOC101783318 gene encoding uncharacterized protein LOC101783318; amino-acid sequence: MAPPRRLPAATPARSDSPPLVSTGNKENISDAGGATVPDYCRPAPCQEGAAFSPNINNKPAPVNLRKSIAWNPAFFTDQGVLDNLELSLLTGSQLKANGSPRSGVAGGTVSPFCRSGRSGTACVLKEVAENSHGKLPAKYRTTEKQGRKLFSSVKTPQRDQRRECTETQNKASSRSIQKCIPRLPSGSIQKKVPNSSSAAQMSGIPKKSQHSLPTVPRSTSSSTTILKSNVKLGPVNAEQIHRVPGLPPKSKINSVSSGSDTVKDVVPAVTAFREDASGSVERKNFLPNPQIIPSSSFGGPASNFTKPSALRMPSPSVGFFTQENAHVSYGNAAKRNVGNTSSVVKPPRYKQPEDLNGRVHITKPLSTNCTAASNVPPVIRESNPNTLVAPEKEFSSKFITSKYSAKSGYANNQERSDVNCLLAGIGATIQPPNPAKNDAARYSTPVVYSDTSHVERRDISKEVESFENSYPLKGVCPSTIEPVEDSSFKSTCPLTKPIVGSTSSSSSISSRVCSSSDLTCQSKSESGSGESIYLGNSCVEETTTAISLSKGESCTPGLDLSRGFDSHNHQNTECAVLMESVESTVCADQAPCCGSSKGKTPALADCNSDFGDSLCNESKPASSEEPNAEGEIELETNNAPTVEETLSLHVEREHNHNYMSTEPSPMKLEAPTPCVERQHALSVEPNMEDKMVLNADKLSALEGASQIENVKALDRSRTNTILKDHLKNLVPFTEEWLAVMEARGQEVLEQKTGAVQNSPPDKTAPEPSPWSPVKRKAQDVGPFDCTKYSKSVRTSGTP